GCGCCATAACCTGTCTCTGAATAAGTGTTTTGAGAAGGTGGAGAACAAGGTGAGTGGCACCTCTCGCAAAGGGTGCCTGTGGGCTCTCAATCCTGCCAAGATCGACAAGATGGAAGAGGAGATGCAGAAGTGGAAGCGGAAGGACTTAGCTGCTATTCACAGGAGCATGGCTAACCCAGGTAGGGCTTATATTATGCTTTTACTATGCATATgagaggcaaggggaaaaaatggctATTTGGCCAGGAATGCATGAATCTTAAGAAATAAGTTATATGGAACAGAGCTGGCAAAGCTCTCACACCTTGCAACGGCCTCTTCCTCTGAGCTGCTCAGCTGGAATACCCCATGCTCTGCACTGAATGAAGTCATTGCTGCTGCCCTGAGGTTGTATGACAGGGCGATACACTACAGCAGGAGGGGGTAACTGAACTGACAGCTATTTTTGGAGGGCCTCAGTGGAAATTGGTCCCCACCTTAAATTGGATTGTCTTTTTCCCCCATGCTAACCTATCTAGCACATCCAAGACCTTCTGAGGAGTTATGCTGCCTCCGGTGTTAGTATTTATAGTGTCACATTTTAATGCAGCTTTTTGCCTGCTCCTCTGCAAAACTCTCCCTTTACTAAAACTTTCACATTCTTATTTATAAAGACACGGGTTTTTGAAGCTTTCAGGAGCTCAGTATGGGCAAAATCAACTGGagtttttcactgcaaaatcTGTAACATACAATCAATGATATTGCGTTCTCctttacttaaaaacaaaagtgcCATTGAAACCATCAGGAGTTTCTCATACAAATCTGATTTGAGATACAGGCAGAATTCAGAGTATCCCTATGAGCAGGAGACCTACTGAGGATGATTCATTCTGCAACTGTGGGCCAGCTGCCATCAGTGGTGGCTTGGTTGCCCTGTATAAGTCTCACGTGATCATTTCTTTAGCTCAGTTAGGGGTAACCATGGGGGTTGACTAGGGTAGGGGCTAAGGGTAGGGAAGTAGATGGCATTTCTTTGCTCTCTGCACAGTCAAAGCCTGCTTTCTATGCTGCATCTTGTATGGTGACAGACACTGCCTGTTCAGTTTTATGGCAAAAGCGTGTGGCTGTGCTCACTTGTGAAATGCTTTGGCTGGGCCCTGCTTGAACAAACGGGTTAAACtgtctcttctctcccctggGAATGGGTATTGCTCATGCAGAGGAGCTAGACAAGCTGATCACTGACAGACCTGAGAACTGCAGGCGGGCCAGCAAACAGGCAGAGTCTGAGGTCTCCACCCTGAACCACATGGCAGCAGCCCAAGGCCGAATCTccatctcccagctgcagcctcagCCGATCATGACACTCTCACTGCAGTCCATCCCCCTGCATCACCAGATCCAGACCCAGGCTCGCATCGCCCCAGACTCACCAGCACCAGCACAAACGCCTCCTCTCCATACTCTGCCTGACATGAGCCACAGCCCTCTTCCCCACCATCCCATGGGACGTGCACCTCCGGACTTCCTGAACATGACAGCAGACATGAACACTGAGGTGGATGCTCTTGACCCAAGCATTATGGATTTTGCATTGCAAGGTATGGGAGAAGGAAGCTGGGGTAGGGGACAGCATGGTTTATATGACTACATAGTCACTGAATATATAACCAGGGTCCTCATCAGGATGCTCTGGGGTGGGATGTAACTAAGCTGAAAACTTGTGCTGGGTGCTGACCTCTGCAGCGTGACTTCCCTGCCTTCCTTGGTGCATTTCTGCCCTGTGCTAGATGGGACAGCAAACCACCTTCCATGGTTCACGTGTAGGCACTGCAGTAGATGTAAGCAGGGATGTCCAGCTAGCTGGATCTGGGACACCACACCTCTCTGCCCATGGGAAACCGTAGCTTTGCTTGTGCCTTGGTTTTCTACCTCTGTAAACGGAGAACTTCCCTAGCTGGTGGTGATGCCTAGCGTGACCCCTGGGTTTCTGGTCAGCACATGGCAGATAGATGCTGCCTGGAAAGGTCTGGACTCCTGCTGGAACCAGAGGATTTGGGGAGGAACAGACACTCTTACTGCCTTTGACCTACAAGTGGTACCATCTGCAAGCAGCAGTGGTCCTAAGCAGTGGGTAAAGCCCTTTAGTTATGGACTGACCCCTACACACAGTGCCTGGGTGGGTTGGATGTGTTGCTGTGACCagaatttaatcttttaaagGTAACATATGGGAGGAAATGAAAGACGACAGCTTCAGCCTTGATACCTTGGGTGCCTTCAGCAACTCCCCGCTCCACCTCTCAGACTGTGACCTGGGCACCCCTGGCCTCACCCCTGTCTCCAGTGGCAGCGATCACTCCTTCTCAGACTTGCAGGTCACCGGCCTTTATACCACTTACACGACACTGGACAACGTAGCGGCAGCTCAGTACATGAACACCCAAGGCAACAAACCCATCGCTCTGCTCTGAGTTTTGCACCGTTCCATGGACCTCTGACTCAGGGGCCAGTTTCTCCCAACTGTTAAAATCCGACCTGAAAGGAATAAAAGAGCTCCTCCTGCAGACACGTGGAACGTGATGGCTATTTACTGGGACACAGCATGTGATGCCAAAACAAATCAACCTGTTGCTAGTAGAACCACTTTCACCCAAGGCAAGACTGAGGAATGGGCACGGAGACTTGTGTTGCAGGACTGGTGAGCTCTTAAGAAGGACCTGGaaggcatcagtcagcaggaaCTTTCACTAGAATGTAACTGAGCTAAGAATAGTCCAGTTAAGGTAAACACATTTAATTGACACTGTGACCTGGATTTACATGCGGATGCTGTTGGGTCACCACCTACGCAGAAGCCAATACAAGTCAACGGGCTGGTCAGCACCAAGTTGGAGTCCAAAATGGTTGATGATGtaccatccttttttttcttaaattgccAAATAACTATTGCCATTGAACAAAGACCACAGGCAGTTTATGGAGAGACTTGCACCACTAACACTGTTCTGACATAACTATTGTTAATTTATTGTTATGAGGTAGGAAAAATGGAGCAAAAacactaaaaatgaaaagtcaaaCCCGTAGCAGGCAACTGTTACATCtaggtttaaaaacaaagtccTTACCCCGTGAAGGAAGCAGTACTGCTGAATTATTAAACTGATCGCTGGCTAGAAGATTTTAGGAATTGTGCctatttttagggttttttaaaagaagattagATTTGTTTATAGTCTTGTGTATTGTGCTTCTGTCTATTCTTGTGCTAGGCAGTATTACTATTtgtaaatttatttatatttattgttatgaagagaaaaaaattatgtaaactGAGCACtgttcaattttttaaaatgctgcagtaACCTGTTTTACATCCACTAAATTATTCATAATCAAAAATTCAACAATTTTAGTCACTGTTGTTACactacatttcttttaaataagcaCTTTTGATACTGTGAAACTCATgggtttttaaagaaaattcagagacCAAATATTGTAACTGTACCATACCAATTCACAATAGTCTTTCTTTCCTACTTCACCAAGTAAAATTGATTCTAAcctagctttttttaaattttcaagcCCTGATTTATACTTGGTAACATACATTGCAAAAAACGTGATGAAACATCTGAATATATAAAAAGCAAACTGTATGTTGGAATTTAGCATTTAGTTTACTTATACCTCTGTGACCATGAAGTAATATTTATATCTTGTGATTTGCCTGTTCCTGTGCATTAATAGAATTTCCCAGTCTGTCCTTTCCTGGTATTGTATCCACGTGCTCACAGGCTCCTCTCTCCCACACCAGTCCATGTACTGAGAACCCGGAGGGTGCAGGACACTGGAGCCGCCCCAGCGGGGCACCTTCTTGCCTGAAAATCACTGTGGTGAAGATCAGGGGCTAGAAAATATCTGTGCCTGTATCTTCCCCGTGCGTATGTCAACAGCAATCTCTTCCAAAAGGGCACGATGCTCCGCGTCATAATTTATTGTTCAAGAACAAATGTGATTAATGATAATTTGCTGTGACTGGTGTCATTTATgatatcttaatttttttaaataaatatttcttagcACTAAGCCTGGGTCATTCTAGATGTGCTGCACTATAACTACTCTGGTGTCAGGCAAGCTCCTGCCAGATGGCATGCTGTAGCTCAGCATTAAACAGTAATTCCGAGGCATTTGCTACTGGAAATCCAACCCAATGAGGAAATAGTTTCACGCAACTTACGGATGGTGACAAACGGACAAAGCTCAGACATGTTTGACTCCAGCCGTGGTGTCTGAGCATGCTGAGGAGTGGGCCCTTCTCTTGACTCGAAGGCTTGCTTACATGCCACCACTAACAGAAAAGCATCTAATTCCATGGACAGAGCACGTGTAGCGCCCATCTGCAAGTGGAAGCAAGGGCTTATCTCCAAAAGAGCAGCTTTCCCCAGCCTTCATTGCCTTTACAGACACAATACTATGTCCAAATGGAGGGTTTGTCCCTGGCTCAAATCCTCCAGGAAAATAAGAGTTTACAGGTATTTACTGTATGAACTGTTTCTCCATGCTGTCAACCTATTCCTGAAAATCCTGTAGCTAAATGCGTGGAAGAGCTCTGGTTTAGGGACAGGCATTCACAGGAGGATGCTACGAGCTGCTCTCTAACTAAAGCAGTTTCGGTGCTGTAGGAAGGGggctgcacagcagcagaggcaCCAGCCCCTTCTCAGCTCCACCGCATTTATACAAtgacaaaagaaagagaggtCAGGAAAACTTGCTTGAGAACTGTGGTCACTTTATTGGTGGTGGTTTGGCTCCCCTACGGCAAGCACCAGCACCCCCCCTTCCCCGATAAAGTGCAGTGATACCTTTCAACCCAGAAAGCATCTCATAACACCCTTTCCACCCCTGCCCCCAGGACAGGGAGACCTCCCCACAGACCCTGGTGGGACTCCCCAGCCCAGGCATGACCAAGGAGGTATCCGACACCTCCACACCACAGCAATACCAGCACTGCACCCGAACCAGGCATCCCCACCTTCCATCACTGTCATGCCTCCCCATTTGCGAGCCAAAGCTAAACCTGTGCTGGTGAAATGATGCACCCACACAGCCAAAGGCACTGGAAAAGACATATTCAAATTTCCCCTCCGTGAACCAAACTGATTAAAGGCCACCTGAGAAGCAAGGTACGGGTCCGAGCAGGCAGAGAGCTCACCATGGCTCACCCTGTGCTTTAGCAGAGGAAGCGGGTCGCTGAGGCAGGAGCACCCAGAGCCGtgtcctccctcctctccatcctccaCAGGAGCCGCAGGCTGAAAACTCCTGAAGGAGCTGTGGCCAGAGCCAGAAAGGACACAAGACAGGTGAGAGGAACAGTTGGGTCAGTCAAACCATGGTGGATCCGTTGATGTTCCTGCTGCAacagctcccagcacagctcacTGTTGTCTTTTCTGGGCAATCAGCTACTGATCACTCCCCAACAAGGGGAAGGATGAGACAAACTGCTCCTCAGAGTTCTTGAGTTTATTTTACAACATCAGTTTGAGACTGCTGCTTAAGCGGGGTTACATTTCCTTGTGCTGGTGCCTGGTCAGCCTCAACAGGGCTGTATGGAGACCTTCTCCTTTGTCCCGCTCCCCTGTGGTGCCTGGACCAGTCGGTTTGTACTTCCAGCTCCATCCAGTCTCACGAGACGTGTCTGACACTGGGGCTTATTTTACAGACTAAGGCCAGGGTTTGCAGctaaaacacagtaaaatattttagattctTTTTAAAACCAACTTCTGCACCAGGTTCAGACTCCAAACTTGGCTTAGGACTTGTTTATCTTCTGCCAAGCTGCCCCTCTAATGAACACCCCCAACACCAGAGAGAACTCTGCACGGATGGCAAGACCATCTTCATGGCTTAAAATACAAACACTGGCATCCTTTATTTAGGCACACAGGTAAGAGTCCAAGGCTTCAGTTCAAGGGCTGAAGAACTGGGTGAGGACGTGAAGTCTGGCCTCTGAGCAGCAGCATGTCCTGGTgcctctcctgccccacacGCCACCAGCCACTGGCTCAAGATAGGCCACCATTATCCACTGTTGACAGGACATGGGCAACCTGGGCCTTCTGTGCACGTGTGATGTGCTGAGCCATCTGGATGACGCAGTCCATGGCCACCTCGGGGTTGGCTTGGATCAAGCTGCAAAGAAGACGGGAGAGGGCAACTGCCTCGGAGGCTGAAGGAAGAACCACCTCGTCTCCACCACCTGCTGTCCCCAACCCAGGGGACAGCATTACCCTTTGCAACCCAGCTCCCGCAACCACTTACCTCTGGATGTGCTTGAGCACGTAGTCCCGTTTCAAATACTTGATGTTCTCCCAGATGGCAGACTGGGTGCCATCGTCCTCTTGCATGTGCTTCTCCAGCCACTCCACCACCACCTGGTTGTTGTCCCAGAGGTAGCCCTGGGGAGAGCAGCACCATGAGATGGGGATCCTGCTGCCTGCACAATCTGAGCCTCTCCTTTCTGCTGTGACCTCgggctttttccttcctcccatgACAAAACAAGGCAAtgggatttttcttctcagtccTACACATACAGCACAGCATGGCATAGCACACTCCCCCACTCCCATGTAACGGCTACTGGGTAAAAGGTTCAGCCTGGAAATTGAAACTCAGGAAACCTTCATGGgctgtttaaaatgcaaaaagttaaggtaaaacatgtttcttttgcATGCCCTCATTTCCCAGCTCAGCAAGCACAGGACTGACATGGCGATGTGTGTGTCATGGCACTTGCATTTGAGAGCAGCTCAAGTGCAAAGACCCCACATCTCATTTCTGCCCTGGGAAGCCCTATCTGATtgtagaaaatgtttatttgggGACCACCTTGTTACCACTGAGCACCAGCATCCATCTGAGGTCACCCGATTT
This genomic window from Haliaeetus albicilla chromosome 10, bHalAlb1.1, whole genome shotgun sequence contains:
- the FOXN4 gene encoding forkhead box protein N4 — encoded protein: MIESDIPSIMSGIIRNSGQNHHPSQEYRLLASDPSQLSEDDLPSDLQSLSWLTSVDVPRLQQMASGRMDFSLGAQNAMLQQTGPVASNMHSTGAPGAMIHVQASLPQGILGLNSISTHGANMSQYAVGGQPSPGLQTQQQLFPPPHSQQVFALAQNTQQCNPAAIYNTSYGTQPHYSQPRLAPHSAQELHPKHYPKPIYSYSCLIAMALKNSKTGSLPVSEIYSFMKEHFPYFRTAPDGWKNSVRHNLSLNKCFEKVENKVSGTSRKGCLWALNPAKIDKMEEEMQKWKRKDLAAIHRSMANPEELDKLITDRPENCRRASKQAESEVSTLNHMAAAQGRISISQLQPQPIMTLSLQSIPLHHQIQTQARIAPDSPAPAQTPPLHTLPDMSHSPLPHHPMGRAPPDFLNMTADMNTEVDALDPSIMDFALQGNIWEEMKDDSFSLDTLGAFSNSPLHLSDCDLGTPGLTPVSSGSDHSFSDLQVTGLYTTYTTLDNVAAAQYMNTQGNKPIALL